A window of Sphingobacterium kitahiroshimense genomic DNA:
TATTGTTTCTAGGGATAGAGATCATGTCTGTTGCGCTTTATATCTTGGTCGGAATACGTAAGAAAGATCCAGCTTCCAATGAAGCGGCGATCAAATATTTTATCATGGGGGCATTCTCTACGGGATTTTTATTATTGGGAATAACCCTCTTGTATGGCGCATCCGGATCTTTTGATCTGATGATGATCAGAGACTATGTAACAGCGCATCCGGGTGCCATATCACCTTTATTTTACGGAGGAGTGTTGTTGATGATTATCGGTCTGACTTTTAAAGTTGGTGCAGCTCCCTTTCACTTCTGGACGGCAGATGTATATGATGGGGCACCGATCTTAATTACGAGCTTTATGAGCACAGTGGTTAAAGTAGCATCCTTCGCGGGCCTATTAAGATTATTTACCTTTTCGCTTTTGCCACTGCAAGATTTTTGGACACCTATATTTTTAGGAATTGTCGTGCTTACATTATTTATTGGTAATCTTTCAGCTTTAATGCAATCCTCATTTAAGAGGATGTTAGCTTACTCAAGTATTTCACATGCTGGTTATATGCTTTTTGCGGTGATTGGTATTGGAGCTAGCTCTGCGAATTCAATTTTTGTTTATGGAGCTTCTTATTCTTTGGCTACTGTTACTGCCTTTGCAGCTTTGATTTTAGTAAAACGAGCTGTTGGCTCAGATCATTTCGAATCATTCAATGGGTTGGCGAAAAAGAATCCTTATTTAGCAGCAATCCTCACTATTGCCATGTTGTCTTTAGCCGGTATTCCGTTAACAGCAGGTTTCATCGGCAAATTTATGATGTTCAGTTCAGTGATGGCTCAATACCATATTGTATTACTACTAATTGCGGTTTTAAATGCTGCGATTGCGGTGTATTATTATTTAAAAGTGGTTGTAGCGATGTATTTCAGGACTGCAGAGGGGAAAACTATACTAATAAATGCCAATTACGTTATTCTATTTATTGTTACTACTGTTTTAACGATTTTAATCGGAGTCTATCCGAATTGCTTTATGGAGTTAATTTAAAGGGAGGTTAATTAATATACTTAATGCATAGTTTGTAAAAACTATGCATTTTTTATTTTGATTTCATGCCTTATAATTTAAAGACAAATTGTATATTGTCAGTAGGAATAAGTAATTGCTGATATTCATGAAGTTTTTAATACCGATTATAACTATAATAAAAAGACTTTTTATTATTGCTGTTGTGCTGGGTATTTTAACAAGCCTAGGATTTGCGCAGCGAAATGTTAAAGGTCGTGTCATTGACGGTAAAACTGGAAAAGGAATCCCTTTAGCTAGTATCTCCTGGAGCGGTCATAGTGGAGGCACTTCGGCAGATACACTTGGTAATTTCAATATTGTGCTCCGGAATGAATATGACCAGATTGCCTTTCGGGCAGTTGGTTATGAGATTAAATTAATTGATCTTAATGAGGTTCAAGATTCGGTATTAAATGTATTACTATTTGGCAAAGACAATAAAATCGGGGAGGTTGTGGTCAATGCTAAAGGGCGAAAATATAAAGACCCTGCCTTAGCACTGATTGAAAACGTCATTTCTCATAAGGATGCAAATCATATCTCCAGATTAAATCATATTCAATATGAGGAATATGAAAAATCACAATTTGGTACTGTAGATTTTAAAGTAAAGCCAGGAAGATTGCCAGGTAAATTAAGATTTCTGTTTGAAAATAAAGATACAGTTAGCATACCCGGGAGTTCTATTTTACCTTTTTTCTTAGAAGAAAGTGTCTCAGAAGTCTATTCTACCTTTAAACCTTCGCGGAAGAAAAAGATTATTACAGGACATAAGGTTACAGAATTAAACAAGCGTTATATCAATAATGCCAATATCCAAAGTTATTTTCAAGATCAATTTCGAAATATTGATCTCTACGAGAATAATATCCAGCTGATAAGTAAAGCCTTTTTAAGTCCGATAGCCGGTAATGCTCCTTCTTATTATAAGTATACAATTAGGGATACGTTAGTTAAAGATGGTGTACGCTATATCGAATTGCATTTTGAAGCAAAATCAAAGATGGACGTGCTGTTTAAGGGATCAATATGGGTCTCCGATGATGACCGTTATGCCGTTTATTACGCAGAAATGGAACTTGGTGAAGAGGCCAATATTAATTGGGTTAATGGAATTAATATAGGTCTTGAGTTTGAAAAGCATCCTGCGGGACAAATGTTGCCTAAACGCGCTAACCTACAGATTTTATTTGGAACAGATAAGGGGAATGCGCTGTACGGGAAAAAGGAAACTTATTTTTCGAAATATAAAGATGAAACGATAAGTGATGACCTATTTAAAGGTATTCCGATTGAGAAGCGTTATCTTGAACAAAAAGATTCTGTACAATGGGATCGGGTTAGAGTAGTGCCGCTTACAGAAACTGAAGCTAAGACTTACGTCAATATTGATTCTCTTTCAGAAATGAAATCGATTAATCGATTAATCTCAATTGGATATTTTTTAGTAAGAAGTTATTATAATGTTGGAAAATTTGAGTTTGGTCCTTTAGAATATACCTATAGTTTTAATGAAATAGAAGGAAGCAGAATTCGATTAGGGGGTAGAACAACTGAATTGCTTTCGAATAAATTCTTTTTTGAGGGCTATGTCGCCTATGGTACCCGAGATCAGGAATTTAAATATTACCTCAACGTAGCACAGTCTTTAAATGGAA
This region includes:
- a CDS encoding NADH-quinone oxidoreductase subunit N, whose protein sequence is MGAIITLSILALLVLYLGLFKANKSLLPVGLVGLLVVIGLLIKDWKIDASPLYNGMILFDHYAIAFSILCTFVTILVFILSKGYFTSSSDHVAEYYTLLLFSLLGAVLVSSYHNLALLFLGIEIMSVALYILVGIRKKDPASNEAAIKYFIMGAFSTGFLLLGITLLYGASGSFDLMMIRDYVTAHPGAISPLFYGGVLLMIIGLTFKVGAAPFHFWTADVYDGAPILITSFMSTVVKVASFAGLLRLFTFSLLPLQDFWTPIFLGIVVLTLFIGNLSALMQSSFKRMLAYSSISHAGYMLFAVIGIGASSANSIFVYGASYSLATVTAFAALILVKRAVGSDHFESFNGLAKKNPYLAAILTIAMLSLAGIPLTAGFIGKFMMFSSVMAQYHIVLLLIAVLNAAIAVYYYLKVVVAMYFRTAEGKTILINANYVILFIVTTVLTILIGVYPNCFMELI
- a CDS encoding DUF5686 family protein codes for the protein MKFLIPIITIIKRLFIIAVVLGILTSLGFAQRNVKGRVIDGKTGKGIPLASISWSGHSGGTSADTLGNFNIVLRNEYDQIAFRAVGYEIKLIDLNEVQDSVLNVLLFGKDNKIGEVVVNAKGRKYKDPALALIENVISHKDANHISRLNHIQYEEYEKSQFGTVDFKVKPGRLPGKLRFLFENKDTVSIPGSSILPFFLEESVSEVYSTFKPSRKKKIITGHKVTELNKRYINNANIQSYFQDQFRNIDLYENNIQLISKAFLSPIAGNAPSYYKYTIRDTLVKDGVRYIELHFEAKSKMDVLFKGSIWVSDDDRYAVYYAEMELGEEANINWVNGINIGLEFEKHPAGQMLPKRANLQILFGTDKGNALYGKKETYFSKYKDETISDDLFKGIPIEKRYLEQKDSVQWDRVRVVPLTETEAKTYVNIDSLSEMKSINRLISIGYFLVRSYYNVGKFEFGPLEYTYSFNEIEGSRIRLGGRTTELLSNKFFFEGYVAYGTRDQEFKYYLNVAQSLNGKSIVQFPAHYLSATIQHDVMEPGRGLSYLKGDGFFQSFRKNKPTKWLWNDIYRLEHLIEFGNHFSVSTMLTRHERQAAGTLSFVTGNASPDTIAAINTNDIQIKLRWAPGEQFYYRNLERTQIRNKFPILTLQYNKGLDGFWNANQRYDALRFKIFKKIFMSPAGTADIEFSAGKIWGSIYYPLLEMPDIQTDKSGPLQNFDLISNMEFVADRFVKLAYYHHWDGYIFNRIPLLQRLKWREVTGFKFYYGQISDRNNPEFNKNQIQFDRDDDGLVKTRVMGNQPYMEGIVGIDNIFKIFRVEYKRRLTYLNYPNVSRDTYGVSLHLNF